Proteins encoded within one genomic window of Lampris incognitus isolate fLamInc1 chromosome 1, fLamInc1.hap2, whole genome shotgun sequence:
- the trpv4 gene encoding transient receptor potential cation channel subfamily V member 4 isoform X1, producing the protein MNEGRSAATLLRRCHVALSKANTLSSVPSMIPTISIDSGEGAGGQPENDAAFPLSQLSDLFESEDGSLSAQDAPQDAAAELAQPGQPGDSRQNLRMKFQDAFKKGISSPMDLLESTIYESPVVPGPKKAPMDSLFDYGTYRNNTNQKRRRKKLLRGKTETSCDEGSGTDPPKVLKIFNRSLLFDCVSRADPGALEGLLEYLQSHQKRLTDEEFKEPSTGKTCLPKALLNLYSGKNDTIPLLLDVAEQTGNLREFINTPFRDVYYRGQTALHIAIERRCKQYVALLVEKEADVHAQARGRFFQPRDEGGYFYFGELPLSLAACTNQPDMVHYLTENSHKKADLRRQDSRGNTVLHALVHIADNTRDNTRFLTKMYDLLLTKCVKLYPDCNLETVLNNDGMSPLMMAAKLGKIGVFQHIIRREIKDEEARHLSRKFKDWAYGPVYSSLYDLSSLDTCGEEVSVLEILVYNSRNENRHEMLAVEPINELLRAKWQKFAAVTFYISVVSYLITMIIFTLVAYYHPAQGTPPYPYTKSTDYLRMGGEIVTLASGIFFFLTNIKDLFLKKCPGVNSLFIDGSFQLLYFIYSVLVIVTAALYLSGIEAYVSVMVFALVLGWMNTLYFTRGLKLTGTYSIMIQKILFKDLFRFLLVYVLFMIGYASALVSLLTVCPPPGTDCKGDCPTYPKCRDPDTFSTFLLDLFKLTIGMGELDMIHSARYPAVFLILLVTYIILTFVLLLNMLIALMGETVGQVSKQSKKIWKLQWATTILDIERSFPVCLRKSFQVGEMVTVGKNWDGTPDRRRCFRVDEVNWCHWNQNLGIINEDPGKNETFNTSEVQQTVRGLRRDRWSTVVPRVMELSKGLRPRDIVVEMEHLTPRHRPYAEG; encoded by the exons ATGAATGAG GGCCGTTCTGCAGCCACTCTTTTGAGAAGGTGCCATGTAGCTCTGAGCAAGGCGAACACCCTTTCTTCAGTTCCTTCCATGATTCCTACCATCTCCATAGATTCAGGGGAGGGAGCAGGTGGACAGCCAGAGAACGATGCCGCCTTCCCTCTGTCTCAGCTCTCTGACCTGTTTGAGAGCGAGGATGGCTCCCTGTCGGCGCAGGATGCACCTCAGGATGCGGCTGCAGAGCTGGCTCAGCCCGGCCAGCCTGGGGACAGCAGGCAAAACCTGCGTATGAAATTCCAGGATGCATTTAAGAAGGGCATCTCCAGCCCTATGGACCTACTGGAGTCTACCATATATGAGTCCCCTGTTGTGCCCGGCCCCAAGAAAGCACCGATGGACTCCCTCTTTGACTATGGTACCTACAGAAACAACACCAATCAGAAACGACGCAGGAAGAAGCTCCTGAGAGG TAAGACTGAGACATCCTGTGATGAGGGTTCAGGCACGGATCCACCAAAGGTGCTGAAAATATTCAACCGCTCTCTCCTTTTTGATTGTGTGTCGCGGGCAGACCCGGGGGCCCTCGAAGGCCTATTGGAGTATTTGCAGAGTCACCAAAAGAGGCTGACTGATGAAGAGTTCAAAG AGCCGTCCACTGGTAAGACATGCCTGCCCAAGGCTCTGCTGAACCTTTACAGTGGTAAGAATGACACCATCCCATTGCTGTTGGACGTAGCAGAGCAGACTGGGAACCTCAGAGAGTTCATCAACACGCCCTTCAGAGATGTCTACTACAGAG GTCAGACAGCCCTGCACATCGCTATAGAGCGGCGCTGTAAGCAGTATGTGGCGCTGCTGGTGGAGAAGGAAGCCGACGTTCACGCTCAGGCCAGGGGACGCTTCTTCCAGCCCCGGGACGAAGGTGGCTACTTCTACTTCG GTGAGCTGCCTCTCTCGCTGGCAGCATGCACAAACCAGCCTGACATGGTGCACTACCTGACCGAGAACTCCCACAAGAAAGCCGACCTGCGGCGTCAGGATTCCCGTGGTAATACGGTGCTGCACGCCCTGGTGCACATTGCAGACAACACTCGGGACAACACCCGCTTCCTTACGAAGATGTATGATTTACTGCTGACCAAGTGCGTCAAGCTGTACCCCGACTGCAACCTGGAGACTGTGCTCAACAATGATGGCATGTCGCCTCTGATGATGGCTGCCAAGTTAGGAAAGATAGGG GTTTTTCAACACATTATCCGGCGAGAGATCAAAGACGAAGAAGCCCGCCACCTGTCTCGCAAGTTTAAGGACTGGGCATACGGTCCCGTGTACTCCTCCCTTTATGATCTGTCATCTCTGGATACCTGTGGAGAGGAGGTGTCTGTGCTGGAAATCCTTGTCTACAACAGCCGCAATGAG AATCGTCATGAGATGCTGGCAGTAGAGCCTATCAATGAGCTGCTCAGGGCCAAGTGGCAGAAATTCGCTGCCGTCACCTTCTACATCAGCGTCGTCTCTTACCTCATCACCATGATCATCTTCACCCTGGTGGCTTACTACCACCCAGCACAGGGAACG CCCCCATACCCCTATACAAAATCCACTGACTACCTGCGTATGGGAGGCGAGATTGTCACCCTTGCATCGGGAATTTTCTTTTTCCTCACCAAT ATTAAGGACCTCTTCCTGAAGAAGTGCCCTGGGGTGAACTCTTTATTTATTGATGGTTCCTTTCAACTGCTCTA CTTCATTTACTCTGTGCTTGTGATAGTCACtgctgctctctatctgtctggcaTCGAGGCTTATGTGTCTGTGATGGTGTTTGCACTTGTTTTGGGGTGGATGAACACACTCTATTTCACCAGAGGCCTGAAGCTGACTGGCACCTACAGCATCATGATACAGAAA aTTCTTTTCAAAGACCTTTTCAGGTTTCTGCTTGTGTATGTGCTCTTCATGATTGGATATGCATCAG CCCTGGTATCACTGCTGACAGTGTGTCCTCCACCGGGCACAGACTGTAAGGGGGACTGCCCCACCTACCCCAAGTGCAGGGACCCAGACACCTTCAGCACCTTTCTGTTGGACCTTTTCAAGCTGACTATTGGAATGGGAGAACTGGACATGATCCACAGTGCCCGGTACCCTGCGGTCTTCCTAATTCTTCTGGTCACCTACATTATCCTCACCTTTGTGCTGCTGCTCAACATGTTGATTGCACTGATGGGGGAGACGGTGGGACAGGTTTCAAAGCAGAGCAAGAAGATCTGGAAGCTTCAG TGGGCTACGACAATTCTGGACATTGAGCGCTCCTTTCCAGTCTGCCTACGCAAGTCGTTCCAAGTTGGTGAGATGGTTACTGTGGGGAAGAACTGGGATGGTACCCCTGATCGGCGGCGGTGCTTCAG GGTAGATGAGGTCAACTGGTGCCACTGGAATCAAAACCTGGGAATAATCAATGAGGATCCAGGCAAGAATGAGACCTTCAATACCAGCGAAGTCCAGCAAACTGTCAGAGGCTTGAGAAGAG ATCGTTGGTCTACCGTGGTCCCACGCGTGATGGAGCTCAGCAAAGGTCTGCGTCCACGTGATATTGTTGTAGAAATGGAGCACTTGACACCAAGGCATAGACCATATGCAGAGGGCTAG
- the gltpa gene encoding glycolipid transfer protein — protein MALLIEHQFRQLPADRQVETRPFLEAVSYLPPFFDCLGSTVFAPIKADISGNITKIKAVYDSNPSRFKTLQQILEGEKEMYGAQWPKVGATLALMWLKRGLRFIQILLQSLVDGEKDEQNPNLIRVNATKAYEMALRRYHGWLVQKLFQAAVFAAPYKSDFLKALSKGREVKEEECLEKVRKFLVNFSATVDAIYDMYTKMNAELDYTV, from the exons ATGGCTCTCCTCATCGAGCACCAGTTCAGACAGCTTCCTGCTGACAGGCAAGTGGAAACGCGACCATTTCTGGAGGCTGTGTCGTACCTACCGCCCTTCTTCG ACTGCCTCGGGTCTACGGTATTTGCTCCTATCAAGGCTGATATATCAGGAAACATCACA AAAATCAAGGCAGTTTATGACAGCAACCCGAGTAGGTTCAAGACACTGCAGCAGATTCTGGAAGGGGAGAAGGAAATGTATGGAGCACAGTGGCCCAAGGTTGGAGCCACCCTGGCACTTATGTGGCTGAAGAG GGGTCTACGGTTTATCCAAATCTTACTCCAGAGTCTGGTGGATGGAGAGAAGGACGAGCAAAATCCCAACCTTATCCGAGTCAATGCCACCAAAGCTTATGAGATGGCTCTGCGGAGGTACCATGGCTGGCTGGTTCAGAAGCTCTTTCAG GCGGCTGTTTTTGCTGCTCCCTACAAGTCAGACTTCCTGAAGGCCCTGTCCAAAGGAcgggaggtcaaggaggaggaATGCTTAGAGAAAGTCAGAAAATTCCTTGTCAATTTCTCTGCTACAGTTGACGCTATCTATGACATGTATACTAAGATGAATGCTGAGCTTGACTACACAGTGTGA
- the fam222aa gene encoding protein FAM222A isoform X1, whose product MLACLQRRQNPPPQHPVCASKTLEPPQALGRKCELAVPMHSPRYPTVAELDAYAQKTANNPLSIKIFPTNIRVPQHKHLNRTVNGYDTTGQRYSPYPHLHTGGYQGLLAIVKNSSSLSSSSSTFVPSKGVLKNSEGRRTKLSPAHIAVALYPPPNSSTLANGHGQMVYHTGPSKPPEGPGLSIPPNVTVASSVIPITGGRGLALPAQSNLPSIQSIIYQINQHCQAQALQQVCQGAATAPSNLSPSKQGTAVMGVSSSSSGGGYVTGIAPQANLLYAGAGLPAQSAEAMKGAAYPDSMDYILWQKQQQQQQQQQQQQQQQQQQQQQQQQQQQQQQQQAVLRMYSGGSGGGSAISKSPETCAPGGGIMAAQVSSSSNRLYHLTASASGGGGLDKVSSSPLNCVGMHGNFSVGQYFAPPWNSVLVTPDSDCYNPQELLGTSTGAPATGHREMGYPHHHHHYHHHHHHHPAIDSGGGLCCSLPSKSLCNTSVLSSSLQSLEYLINDIHPPCIKEQMLGKGYETVSVPRLLDHQHAHIRLPVYR is encoded by the coding sequence GTGAGCTGGCGGTTCCCATGCATTCCCCCCGCTACCCCACTGTGGCAGAACTTGATGCCTATGCTCAGAAGACAGCCAACAATCCTTTGTCTATCAAGATCTTCCCCACTAACATCAGGGTTCCCCAGCACAAGCACCTTAACCGGACTGTGAATGGATATGATACAACAGGACAACGCTATAGCCCCTACCCACACCTCCACACTGGGGGCTACCAGGGTCTGCTAGCCATTGTCAAGAACTCTTCCTCATTATCATCATCCTCCTCCACATTTGTTCCCTCAAAAGGTGTCCTCAAGAATTCTGAAGGCAGACGGACTAAGCTCTCTCCAGCTCACATAGCTGTTGCCCTGTACCCACCCCCTAATAGTAGCACTTTAGCTAATGGCCACGGCCAAATGGTATACCACACTGGCCCCTCAAAGCCCCCAGAAGGCCCTGGGCTGTCAATTCCCCCTAATGTAACTGTGGCTAGCTCAGTGATTCCCATCACAGGCGGGAGGGGCCTGGCCTTGCCTGCACAGTCCAACCTCCCCTCCATACAGAGCATCATCTACCAGATCAACCAGCATTGCCAGGCccaagctctgcagcaggtgtgCCAGGGAGCTGCCACCGCACCTTCCAATCTCAGCCCTTCCAAGCAGGGCACTGCTGTCATGGGGGTGTCGTCTAGCTCCTCAGGTGGAGGTTACGTGACAGGGATAGCTCCCCAGGCTAACCTGTTGTAcgctggggctgggctgcctgcgCAAAGTGCAGAGGCAATGAAAGGTGCAGCTTACCCAGACAGCATGGACTACATCCTCtggcagaaacaacaacaacaacaacagcagcaacaacagcaacaacaacaacaacagcaacaacaacagcaacagcaacaacaacagcaacagcagcagcagcaggcagtGCTCCGCATGTACAGCGGAGGCAGTGGAGGAGGCAGTGCAATCAGCAAGTCTCCTGAAACCTGTGCTCCAGGTGGAGGGATTATGGCTGCCCAAGTCTCCTCCTCTTCCAATAGACTTTACCACCTGACAGCGAGTGCCAGTGGAGGAGGTGGCCTGGACAAGGTCAGCTCCTCCCCTTTGAACTGTGTGGGTATGCATGGCAACTTCTCAGTGGGTCAGTACTTTGCTCCTCCTTGGAACAGTGTACTGGTGACCCCAGACAGTGACTGCTACAACCCCCAGGAGCTGTTAGGGACCTCTACAGGAGCACCGGCCACAGGCCACAGAGAGATGGGCTAcccccatcaccatcaccattaccaccaccaccaccatcaccaccctgCCATAGACAGCGGGGGAGGTCTGTGCTGCAGTCTGCCCAGCAAGAGCCTGTGTAACACCTCTGTGCTGAGCAGCAGCCTGCAGTCCCTTGAGTACCTGATCAACGACATCCACCCACCCTGCATCAAAGAGCAGATGCTCGGCAAAGGCTATGAGACTGTGTCTGTACCACGTCTGTTGGACCACCAGCATGCACACATCCGCCTCCCCGTTTACAGATAG
- the fam222aa gene encoding protein FAM222A isoform X2 has product MLACLQRRQNPPPQHPVCASKTLEPPQALGRKCELAVPMHSPRYPTVAELDAYAQKTANNPLSIKIFPTNIRVPQHKHLNRTVNGYDTTGQRYSPYPHLHTGGYQGLLAIVKNSSSLSSSSSTFVPSKGVLKNSEGRRTKLSPAHIAVALYPPPNSSTLANGHGQMVYHTGPSKPPEGPGLSIPPNVTVASSVIPITGGRGLALPAQSNLPSIQSIIYQINQHCQAQALQQVCQGAATAPSNLSPSKQGTAVMGVSSSSSGGGYVTGIAPQANLLYAGAGLPAQSAEAMKGAAYPDSMDYILWQKQQQQQAVLRMYSGGSGGGSAISKSPETCAPGGGIMAAQVSSSSNRLYHLTASASGGGGLDKVSSSPLNCVGMHGNFSVGQYFAPPWNSVLVTPDSDCYNPQELLGTSTGAPATGHREMGYPHHHHHYHHHHHHHPAIDSGGGLCCSLPSKSLCNTSVLSSSLQSLEYLINDIHPPCIKEQMLGKGYETVSVPRLLDHQHAHIRLPVYR; this is encoded by the exons GTGAGCTGGCGGTTCCCATGCATTCCCCCCGCTACCCCACTGTGGCAGAACTTGATGCCTATGCTCAGAAGACAGCCAACAATCCTTTGTCTATCAAGATCTTCCCCACTAACATCAGGGTTCCCCAGCACAAGCACCTTAACCGGACTGTGAATGGATATGATACAACAGGACAACGCTATAGCCCCTACCCACACCTCCACACTGGGGGCTACCAGGGTCTGCTAGCCATTGTCAAGAACTCTTCCTCATTATCATCATCCTCCTCCACATTTGTTCCCTCAAAAGGTGTCCTCAAGAATTCTGAAGGCAGACGGACTAAGCTCTCTCCAGCTCACATAGCTGTTGCCCTGTACCCACCCCCTAATAGTAGCACTTTAGCTAATGGCCACGGCCAAATGGTATACCACACTGGCCCCTCAAAGCCCCCAGAAGGCCCTGGGCTGTCAATTCCCCCTAATGTAACTGTGGCTAGCTCAGTGATTCCCATCACAGGCGGGAGGGGCCTGGCCTTGCCTGCACAGTCCAACCTCCCCTCCATACAGAGCATCATCTACCAGATCAACCAGCATTGCCAGGCccaagctctgcagcaggtgtgCCAGGGAGCTGCCACCGCACCTTCCAATCTCAGCCCTTCCAAGCAGGGCACTGCTGTCATGGGGGTGTCGTCTAGCTCCTCAGGTGGAGGTTACGTGACAGGGATAGCTCCCCAGGCTAACCTGTTGTAcgctggggctgggctgcctgcgCAAAGTGCAGAGGCAATGAAAGGTGCAGCTTACCCAGACAGCATGGACTACATCCTCtggcaga aacagcagcagcagcaggcagtGCTCCGCATGTACAGCGGAGGCAGTGGAGGAGGCAGTGCAATCAGCAAGTCTCCTGAAACCTGTGCTCCAGGTGGAGGGATTATGGCTGCCCAAGTCTCCTCCTCTTCCAATAGACTTTACCACCTGACAGCGAGTGCCAGTGGAGGAGGTGGCCTGGACAAGGTCAGCTCCTCCCCTTTGAACTGTGTGGGTATGCATGGCAACTTCTCAGTGGGTCAGTACTTTGCTCCTCCTTGGAACAGTGTACTGGTGACCCCAGACAGTGACTGCTACAACCCCCAGGAGCTGTTAGGGACCTCTACAGGAGCACCGGCCACAGGCCACAGAGAGATGGGCTAcccccatcaccatcaccattaccaccaccaccaccatcaccaccctgCCATAGACAGCGGGGGAGGTCTGTGCTGCAGTCTGCCCAGCAAGAGCCTGTGTAACACCTCTGTGCTGAGCAGCAGCCTGCAGTCCCTTGAGTACCTGATCAACGACATCCACCCACCCTGCATCAAAGAGCAGATGCTCGGCAAAGGCTATGAGACTGTGTCTGTACCACGTCTGTTGGACCACCAGCATGCACACATCCGCCTCCCCGTTTACAGATAG
- the trpv4 gene encoding transient receptor potential cation channel subfamily V member 4 isoform X2 — protein MNEGRSAATLLRRCHVALSKANTLSSVPSMIPTISIDSGEGAGGQPENDAAFPLSQLSDLFESEDGSLSAQDAPQDAAAELAQPGQPGDSRQNLRMKFQDAFKKGISSPMDLLESTIYESPVVPGPKKAPMDSLFDYGTYRNNTNQKRRRKKLLRGKTETSCDEGSGTDPPKVLKIFNRSLLFDCVSRADPGALEGLLEYLQSHQKRLTDEEFKEPSTGKTCLPKALLNLYSGKNDTIPLLLDVAEQTGNLREFINTPFRDVYYRGQTALHIAIERRCKQYVALLVEKEADVHAQARGRFFQPRDEGGYFYFGELPLSLAACTNQPDMVHYLTENSHKKADLRRQDSRGNTVLHALVHIADNTRDNTRFLTKMYDLLLTKCVKLYPDCNLETVLNNDGMSPLMMAAKLGKIGVFQHIIRREIKDEEARHLSRKFKDWAYGPVYSSLYDLSSLDTCGEEVSVLEILVYNSRNENRHEMLAVEPINELLRAKWQKFAAVTFYISVVSYLITMIIFTLVAYYHPAQGTIKDLFLKKCPGVNSLFIDGSFQLLYFIYSVLVIVTAALYLSGIEAYVSVMVFALVLGWMNTLYFTRGLKLTGTYSIMIQKILFKDLFRFLLVYVLFMIGYASALVSLLTVCPPPGTDCKGDCPTYPKCRDPDTFSTFLLDLFKLTIGMGELDMIHSARYPAVFLILLVTYIILTFVLLLNMLIALMGETVGQVSKQSKKIWKLQWATTILDIERSFPVCLRKSFQVGEMVTVGKNWDGTPDRRRCFRVDEVNWCHWNQNLGIINEDPGKNETFNTSEVQQTVRGLRRDRWSTVVPRVMELSKGLRPRDIVVEMEHLTPRHRPYAEG, from the exons ATGAATGAG GGCCGTTCTGCAGCCACTCTTTTGAGAAGGTGCCATGTAGCTCTGAGCAAGGCGAACACCCTTTCTTCAGTTCCTTCCATGATTCCTACCATCTCCATAGATTCAGGGGAGGGAGCAGGTGGACAGCCAGAGAACGATGCCGCCTTCCCTCTGTCTCAGCTCTCTGACCTGTTTGAGAGCGAGGATGGCTCCCTGTCGGCGCAGGATGCACCTCAGGATGCGGCTGCAGAGCTGGCTCAGCCCGGCCAGCCTGGGGACAGCAGGCAAAACCTGCGTATGAAATTCCAGGATGCATTTAAGAAGGGCATCTCCAGCCCTATGGACCTACTGGAGTCTACCATATATGAGTCCCCTGTTGTGCCCGGCCCCAAGAAAGCACCGATGGACTCCCTCTTTGACTATGGTACCTACAGAAACAACACCAATCAGAAACGACGCAGGAAGAAGCTCCTGAGAGG TAAGACTGAGACATCCTGTGATGAGGGTTCAGGCACGGATCCACCAAAGGTGCTGAAAATATTCAACCGCTCTCTCCTTTTTGATTGTGTGTCGCGGGCAGACCCGGGGGCCCTCGAAGGCCTATTGGAGTATTTGCAGAGTCACCAAAAGAGGCTGACTGATGAAGAGTTCAAAG AGCCGTCCACTGGTAAGACATGCCTGCCCAAGGCTCTGCTGAACCTTTACAGTGGTAAGAATGACACCATCCCATTGCTGTTGGACGTAGCAGAGCAGACTGGGAACCTCAGAGAGTTCATCAACACGCCCTTCAGAGATGTCTACTACAGAG GTCAGACAGCCCTGCACATCGCTATAGAGCGGCGCTGTAAGCAGTATGTGGCGCTGCTGGTGGAGAAGGAAGCCGACGTTCACGCTCAGGCCAGGGGACGCTTCTTCCAGCCCCGGGACGAAGGTGGCTACTTCTACTTCG GTGAGCTGCCTCTCTCGCTGGCAGCATGCACAAACCAGCCTGACATGGTGCACTACCTGACCGAGAACTCCCACAAGAAAGCCGACCTGCGGCGTCAGGATTCCCGTGGTAATACGGTGCTGCACGCCCTGGTGCACATTGCAGACAACACTCGGGACAACACCCGCTTCCTTACGAAGATGTATGATTTACTGCTGACCAAGTGCGTCAAGCTGTACCCCGACTGCAACCTGGAGACTGTGCTCAACAATGATGGCATGTCGCCTCTGATGATGGCTGCCAAGTTAGGAAAGATAGGG GTTTTTCAACACATTATCCGGCGAGAGATCAAAGACGAAGAAGCCCGCCACCTGTCTCGCAAGTTTAAGGACTGGGCATACGGTCCCGTGTACTCCTCCCTTTATGATCTGTCATCTCTGGATACCTGTGGAGAGGAGGTGTCTGTGCTGGAAATCCTTGTCTACAACAGCCGCAATGAG AATCGTCATGAGATGCTGGCAGTAGAGCCTATCAATGAGCTGCTCAGGGCCAAGTGGCAGAAATTCGCTGCCGTCACCTTCTACATCAGCGTCGTCTCTTACCTCATCACCATGATCATCTTCACCCTGGTGGCTTACTACCACCCAGCACAGGGAACG ATTAAGGACCTCTTCCTGAAGAAGTGCCCTGGGGTGAACTCTTTATTTATTGATGGTTCCTTTCAACTGCTCTA CTTCATTTACTCTGTGCTTGTGATAGTCACtgctgctctctatctgtctggcaTCGAGGCTTATGTGTCTGTGATGGTGTTTGCACTTGTTTTGGGGTGGATGAACACACTCTATTTCACCAGAGGCCTGAAGCTGACTGGCACCTACAGCATCATGATACAGAAA aTTCTTTTCAAAGACCTTTTCAGGTTTCTGCTTGTGTATGTGCTCTTCATGATTGGATATGCATCAG CCCTGGTATCACTGCTGACAGTGTGTCCTCCACCGGGCACAGACTGTAAGGGGGACTGCCCCACCTACCCCAAGTGCAGGGACCCAGACACCTTCAGCACCTTTCTGTTGGACCTTTTCAAGCTGACTATTGGAATGGGAGAACTGGACATGATCCACAGTGCCCGGTACCCTGCGGTCTTCCTAATTCTTCTGGTCACCTACATTATCCTCACCTTTGTGCTGCTGCTCAACATGTTGATTGCACTGATGGGGGAGACGGTGGGACAGGTTTCAAAGCAGAGCAAGAAGATCTGGAAGCTTCAG TGGGCTACGACAATTCTGGACATTGAGCGCTCCTTTCCAGTCTGCCTACGCAAGTCGTTCCAAGTTGGTGAGATGGTTACTGTGGGGAAGAACTGGGATGGTACCCCTGATCGGCGGCGGTGCTTCAG GGTAGATGAGGTCAACTGGTGCCACTGGAATCAAAACCTGGGAATAATCAATGAGGATCCAGGCAAGAATGAGACCTTCAATACCAGCGAAGTCCAGCAAACTGTCAGAGGCTTGAGAAGAG ATCGTTGGTCTACCGTGGTCCCACGCGTGATGGAGCTCAGCAAAGGTCTGCGTCCACGTGATATTGTTGTAGAAATGGAGCACTTGACACCAAGGCATAGACCATATGCAGAGGGCTAG